The Candidatus Poribacteria bacterium DNA segment ATGGTGAACATTGAGTTTAAAAACGGTGCCGTTGCAAACATCGTCTCAGCATGTGCCATGGAAGGTTTCGGTCGCGTGCATCTTGAAGTCTTCACACGCGGTCTTGTCGTTACCGTTGGTGGTTCGAACGAAGTGAACCGCGGTGGCGAGACGGAACCGCTCTCGAATGAAGGCGGACAGGATCGCGATCGTGTCTTCATCGATGCCGTAAAGACGGGGGACACCTCCCAAATTCTATCACCTTACAGTGACGCATTAGAGACGCTCCGCATTATGCTCGCGGCGAGTACGTCCTTCCGGACCGGCAAGGCAGTAGACCTGTAGAAATTCGTTACGGCACAACAGAATGTGCTTACTACTATATTACCCAGGTTGCTACTCACAAATTTTGGGCACTTTGATAAGATTCTTTAGGCACTGTCTTCACCCCGTAGGGGTGCTATGTCTATAGAAAATGGCTATACGAGTCCTTGCACCCCATAGGGGTGCTATGTCTATACATAAGTGGGCAACTTGCGTTATTTTAAAGAAAGAGAGAATTATGCCAATTAATCAATCCATCTGTTTCGGCGGTTTCAGTCGTGGCAGAGATCCAATAGAAGTCATCAAGAAAGCCGCTGAAATCGGTTATAAATCCGTTGAAATGCTACCCGCAGAATACTGGTCCGTTGTCCAGGACCATGGGATGCGCGTTGGGATTATCGTAGGACACGCTTCACTTCCGTCCGGATTGAACGATCCGAGCAATCATGACCGGATTGAAGATGAAATCCTCCAAAATATTGACATTGCGGCCGCAAACGACATTCCCGGCCTCATCTGTTTCTCTGGAAACCGGGAAGGCAGATCGGACGAAGAGGGACGCGATAACACAATCGCAGGCTTGTCGCGTGTTACGAAAGCCGCTGAAGAGAAGGGGATCAATCTCTGCGTCGAACTGCTCAACAGTAAAGTCAACCACCCGGATTATCAGTGTGATAAGACGGAGTGGGGTGTTGAAGTCTGTAAAGGTGTCGGTTCACCCCGAGCGCAACTGCTCTACGACATCTACCACATGCAGATCATGGAAGGCGACCTAATCCGGAACATCACGGATTACAGTGATTATATCGGGCACTACCATACTGCAGGTAACCCCGGTCGGCACGACCTCGATGACGAGCAAGAGATTTACTATCCCGCCGTGATGCGCGCCATCGTGAACACCGGATACGAACTCTATGTAGGACACGAATTCGGTCCCAAAGGGGACGCCTTCGATGCGATGCAACACGCCTTTGATGTGTGTAACGTCTAATTGTAGGGGTAGGTCTTGTGCCTATCCGCATATTGTAGGGCAGGTCTTTGCGCCTGCCCTATTTTTTTTATTAACAAAACATGGATTCAATGTTATAATTTAAAGTGAGTTCGATAATACATGTGCTACATTGCACCGAAGTTTTAGAAGAATCAAAGCAGCCCTGTAGAGGCACCATTTCTGTAGTAAGCAACCTGATATAAAATATAAGCCCCGTAGGGGCGGCATGTTTATAGAATTGAAAATGGAACAACCACCTAAAACCGACCAACGGTTAAAGGAGGAATCTAAAATGCGGAACGGAATTAAGGGGTTACTTTTCACCTTTATTGTTTTTCTTGCGTTGAGTTCTATCGCTGGTGCGAATCTTCAAGAGGGGTTACTCGGATATTGGAACCTTGATGAGGCTGACGGGAAAACTGCCGCGGATTCGAGCGGAAACGGGAACGACGCGACGCTTCAAGGGAACGGCGTCAAATGGAACCCTAACGGCGGCAGACTCGGGGGTGCCTTGGAATTTGATGGCAGTGGCGATGCCGCAGAAGACGACAACGGCGCAGATTATATCAATGGACTTACCGCTATTACCGTTGCGGTTTGGGTGAAGTCCGCTGAAACCAAATCCGATCGCGGATTCATTGATGGACGCGACCCCGGTGGCGACGATACCGTCCTCTCGCTGCGATATGATGCCGCTGGCTTTGAAGCAGGCGGTAGCGACCTTGTGAAAGCCGGTATCACCACAACAGGCGGGGTTCAACGGCTTGAGACCTCAAGTGACGTACAGACGGAGTCCTGGCAACACTTTGCCTTGACATGGAGCAGCGGCAACGAACTAGCACTCTACATCGACGGTGAACTCGATACACCGACCTTCAACAGTCCAGCGACCAAAGGAAAGTTGACGGATGCCACCAAATTGGTCATAGGCAAAGGCGAGAAGGACCAAGGACGTTCGTGGAACGGACTTATCGATGATGTCCGTATCTACGACAGAGTCTTGGATGATGCGGAGATTGCAGACCTTGCGGCGGGTGAACTTGCGGTTGAAGCGAGTGGAAAGTTAGCAACCCTTTGGGGACATCTCAAGCAAAATTGATAGACTTGTCGTCTACAGAATCTTAACGCCCTTCTTTTTGACACTCTACTCCGTAACGGAATAAGGAAAGCAATTCACATTTATGATGACCCCTGAACAGCAAGCAAGACGCAATATAGATAAAATGCTTGAAGCAGCGGGGTGGCACGTCCAAAATCATGCCGGACATAACACTGCCGCTGCACTTGGGGTTGCGGTTCGCGAATATCCGTTGAGGGCAGATCAGAGGGCTGATTACCTCCTATTTATCAATGGAGCTGCAGTTGGTGTTATAGAAGCCAAACCAGAAGGGACAACTCTCAGCGGAGCCCTCCAACAGGCAGAACGGTATCGGGCGAGTTTGCCAGATAACTTACGTCACCTCGCTGGACTTCCCTTTTCGTATGCAGCAACTGGACTTGAGACTTACTTCCGTGACATTCGCGATCCAAACTCCCGTTCTCGCCCCATTTTTATATTCCATACACCCGAGATGCTCTCTCATCAAGCCACCGAGTCGAGAACGCTACGGGAGCGACTCAGAGATGATTTGCCTCTCTTAGAAAGAGGGAGTCTGAGAAATTGCCAGTTTGAGGCAATAACCAGCCTTGAGGAATCTTTGAAAGAGGCGCGTCCGCGCGCCTTAATCCAGATGGCGACGGGAAGTGGGAAAACCTACGCTGCCGTGAGTGCTGTTTACAGACTCATCAAATTTGTTAAGATCAAACGGGTCCTTTTTCTCGTAGACCGGCGGAACCTCGGCAGACAGGCACTCCGGGAATTTCAGGCGTACACGCCGCCCGATGACAATTCAAAATTCATGGAACTCTACAACGTTCAACACCTCGATAGCAACACAATTGAGCCGGTAAATCAGGTCTGTATCACGACACTCCAACGTCTCTATTCTATGCTGAAAGGCGATCCCGACTATGAAATGGAAGCAGAAGAGACTTCCGACTTTGAAGATGAGGAAGAACAGCCGGCAGAAGTTACCTATAATCCATCAATTCCTATTGATACCTTTGATGTTATTATCGTTGATGAATGCCACCGTTCCATTTACGGCAGATGGCGACAAGTGTTGGAATACTTCGACGCTTTCATTGTTGGGTTAACCGCAACCCCGTATAGACAAACGCTCGGCTTTTTTGATCATAATCTCGTTTCTGAATATCGTCATGAACAAGCCGTAGAGGACGATGTAAACGTTGGTTATTACGTCTATCGGATTCAGACGGAGATTACACAAAGCGGAAGCACACTTGAGGCGGGTAGTTATGTCGCAAGACGGGATAGGCAAAGTCGGCGGCTTAACTGGGATGAGTTAGATGCTGATGTTGAATATACAGAAACACAATTGGATCGGGATGTCGTTGCTATAGACCAGATTCGCACAGTTATTCAGACGTTTAAGGAGAAACTTTTCACAGAACTTTTCCCGAGTCGGAGAATCGTTCCGAAAACGCTTATTTTTGCGAAAGATGACTCTCACGCCGAGGATATCGTCCATATTGTCCGGGATGTATTTGCCGGAGCGGACGAAGTCTGTCAAAAGATTACCTACCAGAGCGATAAACCGGAAGAACTTATCGCACAATTTCGCAATGATTCGATGTTCCGCATTGCTGTCAGCGTTGACATGATTTCTACCGGCACCGATATAAAGCCGCTTGAATGCCTGATTTTTATGCGTGCTGTTCGATCCAGTGGCTATTTCGAACAGATGAAAGGGCGCGGTGTGCGCACCATCAATACAGATGATTTGCTTGCTGTCACAGGCGACGCGACTGCCAAAACACACTTTATTCTCGTTGATGCTGTCGGGGTCTGCGACGCAGTGAAAACCGATTCACAACCGCTTCCAGGGGATCCACCCTCTGGTGAACCCCCAGAACGCACGCGAACGGATAGCGAGCAACTGATTGATGATCTCAGTGAAGACCGGGTTATTGGTGCTGGATTTGACAATCTAAATTCCACACAGGTTACTGCGGTCATCCACGCCTTTAAACAGTTTATTGACCAAAACGTAGATGAATTGCCAGCGTTACGAATCCTGTGTAACCGCCCGGAGGTGGAAGGTTCGCTCAATGAAGGCGATTTAATTGCGTTGGAAAAAGCATTACAACAGTATTCAAATGCCCTGTCTTGTAAAGCTTTATGGTTCGCCTACCAACAGAGATTCCCGAACCGCGTTCAAGGCAACGTTGAACGGCGCACAGACCTTATATCCCTTATTCGATTTGCTAGTGGCGAGAACTATTTCCTTGAGCCTTTCCGTGTAACTGTCAATCGAAACTTTGAAGAATGGTTAGAGGGTGGATACTTTACTTCAGAACAACTCCATTGGCTTACATTGATACGCGATCATATTACCACTTCACTTGACATTCGGATGGATGATTTTGAGTATACGCCTTTTGCTGAACTCGGAAACGGAGCGAGAGTCTATCAACTCTTCGGTGATGATTTGGACAACATTCTGAAAGAACTTACAGAGAAACTGGTTTCCTAACGCCCTTCTTTGTAGGAGCGAGCTCCGCTCGCGATAAAAGAAAAAAGGTTGGCATCCGAGTCAAATTTGTGTTAAACTCCTTAATGAAAATTCATCAATAGTAATGATTTTGTCCCAATTTTAAAATACTTCAAAGAGGATTCATAAATGCCAAAGCCAAAAGAGGTCTTTGATAATCCTTTGCAGTATCTGGATTTCTTACAGTCTGATGATTTTGAAGATCAGCATTTTGATCGGAAAGAAGTTAAGACTGACTCGCAGAATCAAATAAATACCCTTAAGAAAAATATTAAAAAATGTATCTCTGCTTTTGCTAATGGTATGAGAGAAGATGGGCTGGTGGTACTTGGTATCACTGATGACGGAACTATTACAGGGACACAACATGTTGATGAAGCGACAATGAACAATATTTTGCAAGTTGTCCGGGATTTACGGAATCACACAACGCAGGTGCAAGAAGTAGAGTTGCCGAATTTGGATGCAAAACGATTACATTTTTTGTACACGCCGTGGACTCCGAACGCAATCTGTGAAACGATTGAGAATTTTCCAAAGGCATGGAAAAGAGTGGGTGCACAATGCTTGGCACTGACTGAACAAGATCGCGAACAACTTAAACGGGACAAAAGGATAGTTGACTTTGAGATGTCCTACTGCTGCCCCTACGATCCCGGTGAACTTGATATGAAAGTGGTCGAAGAGTTTAAGAAGGCTTACCTTGCCGACAGAGGTGCCCAGTATGATGATTATACAACTGAAGATGTCCTGGAGCTAGCCGGTGCACTCAAGAAAGAGAAAG contains these protein-coding regions:
- a CDS encoding TIM barrel protein codes for the protein MMPINQSICFGGFSRGRDPIEVIKKAAEIGYKSVEMLPAEYWSVVQDHGMRVGIIVGHASLPSGLNDPSNHDRIEDEILQNIDIAAANDIPGLICFSGNREGRSDEEGRDNTIAGLSRVTKAAEEKGINLCVELLNSKVNHPDYQCDKTEWGVEVCKGVGSPRAQLLYDIYHMQIMEGDLIRNITDYSDYIGHYHTAGNPGRHDLDDEQEIYYPAVMRAIVNTGYELYVGHEFGPKGDAFDAMQHAFDVCNV
- a CDS encoding LamG domain-containing protein; this translates as MFIELKMEQPPKTDQRLKEESKMRNGIKGLLFTFIVFLALSSIAGANLQEGLLGYWNLDEADGKTAADSSGNGNDATLQGNGVKWNPNGGRLGGALEFDGSGDAAEDDNGADYINGLTAITVAVWVKSAETKSDRGFIDGRDPGGDDTVLSLRYDAAGFEAGGSDLVKAGITTTGGVQRLETSSDVQTESWQHFALTWSSGNELALYIDGELDTPTFNSPATKGKLTDATKLVIGKGEKDQGRSWNGLIDDVRIYDRVLDDAEIADLAAGELAVEASGKLATLWGHLKQN
- a CDS encoding DEAD/DEAH box helicase; this translates as MTPEQQARRNIDKMLEAAGWHVQNHAGHNTAAALGVAVREYPLRADQRADYLLFINGAAVGVIEAKPEGTTLSGALQQAERYRASLPDNLRHLAGLPFSYAATGLETYFRDIRDPNSRSRPIFIFHTPEMLSHQATESRTLRERLRDDLPLLERGSLRNCQFEAITSLEESLKEARPRALIQMATGSGKTYAAVSAVYRLIKFVKIKRVLFLVDRRNLGRQALREFQAYTPPDDNSKFMELYNVQHLDSNTIEPVNQVCITTLQRLYSMLKGDPDYEMEAEETSDFEDEEEQPAEVTYNPSIPIDTFDVIIVDECHRSIYGRWRQVLEYFDAFIVGLTATPYRQTLGFFDHNLVSEYRHEQAVEDDVNVGYYVYRIQTEITQSGSTLEAGSYVARRDRQSRRLNWDELDADVEYTETQLDRDVVAIDQIRTVIQTFKEKLFTELFPSRRIVPKTLIFAKDDSHAEDIVHIVRDVFAGADEVCQKITYQSDKPEELIAQFRNDSMFRIAVSVDMISTGTDIKPLECLIFMRAVRSSGYFEQMKGRGVRTINTDDLLAVTGDATAKTHFILVDAVGVCDAVKTDSQPLPGDPPSGEPPERTRTDSEQLIDDLSEDRVIGAGFDNLNSTQVTAVIHAFKQFIDQNVDELPALRILCNRPEVEGSLNEGDLIALEKALQQYSNALSCKALWFAYQQRFPNRVQGNVERRTDLISLIRFASGENYFLEPFRVTVNRNFEEWLEGGYFTSEQLHWLTLIRDHITTSLDIRMDDFEYTPFAELGNGARVYQLFGDDLDNILKELTEKLVS